From Candidatus Polarisedimenticolaceae bacterium, the proteins below share one genomic window:
- a CDS encoding serine/threonine-protein kinase: protein MPTTERRIGRYVLHDPVGRGAMGIVYRAEDPLIQRTVAVKVLHATRAMTPQQVAVARERFRREAESAGSIDHPNIIRIFDVGEDYDTGEMYIVMEYVSGPSLESLLGGDGLEVERAVEIIGQIASGLDAAHAQGLIHRDVKPSNVLLTDKGTVKLVDFGITHVATSTLTQDMRDVGTPAYMSPEQVNGRTLDARADVFSLGVLSYEILAGRKPFEGTDAVTLAHAIAYAQPLPISKVNPRLPQALDAVAERALAKEPADRFASGREFHEALAACLTGAGRARSPARVRAWSGRQLAPWGVLGATALVALAFLNDSNGERGAPVVEGPSSRPAVPLATPVPAPVPNPVPVVPSTRPSVPKAKVTISLVHRVRRGRLVVSLDGAPILDEEFSKSRVTILQTTTWDPLEAPAGQHTLRARVIGEDGRIYRSDPWTVRLPRAEGIEFRIRFKGDALTFEEGSE, encoded by the coding sequence GTGCCGACGACGGAACGGAGGATCGGCCGCTACGTACTCCACGACCCCGTCGGGCGGGGAGCGATGGGCATCGTCTACCGCGCGGAAGACCCCCTCATCCAGCGGACCGTCGCGGTCAAAGTCCTCCATGCGACCCGGGCGATGACCCCGCAGCAGGTCGCGGTCGCCCGCGAGCGATTCCGACGTGAGGCCGAGAGCGCGGGCAGCATCGATCATCCGAACATCATCCGGATCTTCGACGTCGGGGAGGACTACGACACCGGCGAGATGTACATCGTCATGGAGTACGTCTCCGGCCCGAGTCTCGAGAGCCTGCTGGGCGGCGACGGTCTCGAGGTCGAGCGAGCGGTCGAGATCATCGGTCAGATCGCCTCGGGTCTGGATGCCGCGCACGCCCAGGGCCTCATTCACCGGGACGTCAAGCCCTCGAACGTCCTTCTGACCGACAAAGGCACCGTCAAGCTCGTCGACTTCGGCATCACGCACGTCGCCACCTCGACGCTGACCCAGGACATGAGAGACGTCGGCACGCCCGCCTACATGTCGCCCGAGCAGGTGAACGGCAGGACTCTCGATGCGAGAGCCGACGTGTTCTCCCTGGGCGTGCTGAGTTACGAGATTCTCGCGGGCAGGAAGCCGTTCGAAGGGACGGATGCGGTGACGCTGGCGCACGCCATCGCCTATGCGCAGCCCCTGCCGATCAGCAAGGTCAACCCGAGGTTGCCCCAGGCGCTCGACGCCGTGGCGGAACGGGCACTGGCCAAGGAGCCCGCCGACCGTTTCGCGAGTGGAAGGGAATTCCACGAGGCGTTGGCGGCATGTCTCACGGGCGCAGGCCGTGCCCGCTCCCCCGCGCGGGTCCGCGCCTGGAGCGGACGGCAACTCGCTCCCTGGGGAGTCCTCGGCGCGACCGCGCTCGTCGCCCTGGCCTTCCTGAACGATTCGAACGGAGAACGGGGCGCGCCGGTCGTCGAGGGGCCGTCGTCCCGTCCGGCGGTTCCGCTCGCGACCCCCGTTCCGGCACCCGTTCCGAACCCCGTTCCGGTCGTCCCCTCGACCCGGCCGTCCGTCCCCAAGGCGAAGGTCACGATCAGCCTCGTCCACCGCGTGCGCCGGGGCCGGCTCGTCGTCTCCCTGGACGGTGCGCCGATCCTCGACGAGGAATTCTCGAAATCGAGAGTCACCATCCTGCAGACGACGACGTGGGATCCCCTGGAGGCCCCGGCCGGCCAGCACACGCTCCGGGCGAGGGTGATCGGAGAGGACGGCCGGATCTACCGTTCGGACCCCTGGACCGTCAGGCTCCCTCGCGCCGAGGGGATCGAGTTCCGCATCCGATTCAAGGGCGACGCGCTGACGTTCGAGGAAGGCTCGGAGTAG
- a CDS encoding efflux RND transporter permease subunit — MRLGLAGTVARASIRSPLTPLIVLASLLLGVLSVVRTPREEEPQIVVPMLDVFVSMPGASATEVEQRATIPVEKLLREIPGVEYVYSMSQPGGTLVIVRFYVGIKEEDAIVRTYNKMYSNFDRIAPGVSQPLIKVRSIDDVPVLALTLRGKGYDGFALRRIAAELQQAVTRVDDVSETTLLGGQRRQLRVTLDPQRLAAFRIGPSAIVRAFQVSNQRRAVGSFAQGNQEIRVEAGRFIGGVEDARRLVVAVADGRPVYLGDVAEVSDGPEEPSSYVFYGTGGAAEGPGVVDAPAVTMTVAKRKGTNATVVVRRVLEQVESMRGHILPHDVQIDVTRDYGETAQHKSDELLKHLLIATLGVTLLVALALGWRESGVVLLAVPVTLSLTLAIFYLAGYTLNRVTLFALIFSIGILVDDAIVVVENIVRHFRLPENLGRARMDVAVEAVAEVGNPTILATFAVIAAILPMAFVSGLTGPYMRPIPVGASAAMLFSLIIAFVVSPWAAMRLPESNGAAAHAEGEAEGWTTRLYRRMMSLLIRSARWRWGFLGAVAGLFLLAALLVSLKAVRVKMLPFDNKSEFQVVIDMPEGTPLERTLAAAQEIGGYLGRHPEVTDYQIYAGTSGPYNFNGLIRHYFLRRGPNQADIQVNLRDAAERSRQSHDIAKEMRGPIQQIGRRWGSRVKVSEVPPGPPVLSTLVAEVYGPEYGRQIEVARQIRTLFEQTPGVVDVDWFVSDPQKKLDFAVEQDEAALRGIAAAEVSESLAIALGGAEVGLMHEPGYREDVPIQVRLARPSRSSAAALRGLFLQSSNGGMVPLGELVQVKETTIDTTIHRKNLRQVVYVIGNVAGEDESPVYAIQALGKKIDALRLAEGYGVEQFSATPPPDARKVAMKWDGEWHITYEVFRDLGIAFAAVLVLIYVLVVGWFRSFRTPLSIMLPIPLTLIGILPAHWAMGAFFTATSMIGFIAGAGIVVRNSILLVDFIQLRRAQGMPLEQAVVDAGAVRFRPMLLTAAAVVVGASVILFDPIFQGLAISLMAGEVASTVISRVAVPVLYYLSER, encoded by the coding sequence ATGAGGCTCGGACTGGCCGGCACCGTGGCGCGGGCGTCCATCCGGTCGCCCCTGACGCCCCTGATCGTCCTCGCGTCCCTGCTGCTGGGGGTTCTCAGCGTCGTACGGACCCCGCGCGAGGAAGAGCCCCAGATCGTCGTGCCCATGCTCGACGTGTTCGTGAGCATGCCCGGGGCGTCGGCGACGGAGGTCGAGCAACGCGCCACGATCCCGGTGGAGAAGCTCCTGCGCGAGATCCCGGGCGTGGAGTACGTCTACTCGATGAGCCAGCCGGGAGGAACGCTCGTCATCGTGCGTTTCTACGTGGGAATCAAGGAAGAAGACGCGATCGTCCGCACCTACAACAAGATGTACTCGAACTTCGACCGGATCGCGCCCGGCGTCTCGCAGCCGCTGATCAAGGTGCGCTCGATCGACGACGTGCCCGTGCTGGCGCTCACGCTCCGGGGGAAGGGTTACGACGGTTTCGCGCTGCGGCGCATCGCGGCGGAGCTGCAGCAGGCGGTCACCCGGGTGGACGACGTCTCCGAGACGACGCTTCTCGGCGGGCAGCGGCGGCAGCTGCGGGTGACGCTCGATCCGCAGCGGCTCGCGGCCTTCCGCATCGGCCCGTCGGCGATCGTCCGCGCCTTTCAGGTGTCGAACCAGCGCCGCGCGGTGGGGTCGTTCGCGCAGGGGAATCAGGAGATCCGCGTCGAGGCGGGTCGCTTCATCGGCGGCGTCGAGGACGCGCGACGGCTGGTGGTGGCGGTCGCCGACGGGCGGCCGGTGTACCTCGGCGACGTCGCGGAGGTGAGCGACGGGCCGGAGGAGCCGTCGAGTTACGTCTTCTACGGCACCGGCGGCGCGGCGGAAGGCCCGGGCGTGGTGGATGCGCCGGCGGTCACGATGACGGTGGCCAAGCGCAAGGGGACGAACGCCACGGTCGTCGTGCGCCGCGTGCTCGAGCAGGTCGAATCGATGCGCGGGCACATCCTGCCCCACGACGTGCAGATCGACGTCACGCGCGATTACGGCGAAACCGCGCAGCACAAGTCGGACGAGCTGCTCAAGCACCTCCTCATCGCGACCTTGGGCGTGACGCTGCTGGTGGCGCTGGCGCTGGGCTGGCGGGAGTCGGGCGTGGTGTTGCTGGCGGTTCCCGTGACGCTGTCGCTGACCCTGGCGATCTTCTATCTCGCCGGCTACACGCTGAACCGGGTCACGCTGTTCGCGTTGATCTTCTCCATCGGGATCCTGGTGGACGACGCCATCGTCGTCGTCGAGAACATCGTCCGCCATTTCCGGCTGCCGGAGAACCTGGGGCGGGCGCGGATGGACGTCGCGGTGGAGGCGGTGGCCGAGGTCGGCAACCCCACGATCCTCGCGACCTTCGCGGTGATCGCCGCGATCCTGCCGATGGCGTTCGTGAGCGGGCTGACGGGACCGTACATGCGGCCGATCCCGGTAGGTGCGTCGGCCGCGATGCTGTTCTCGTTGATCATCGCGTTCGTCGTGTCGCCGTGGGCGGCGATGCGGCTCCCTGAATCGAACGGCGCCGCAGCGCACGCCGAAGGCGAGGCCGAAGGCTGGACGACCCGTCTCTACCGCCGGATGATGTCCCTGCTCATCCGCAGCGCGCGCTGGCGGTGGGGCTTTCTGGGCGCCGTCGCGGGCCTGTTCCTGCTCGCGGCCTTGCTGGTATCGCTCAAAGCCGTGCGCGTGAAGATGCTGCCGTTCGACAACAAGAGCGAGTTCCAGGTGGTGATCGACATGCCGGAGGGCACTCCGCTGGAACGCACGCTCGCGGCGGCGCAGGAGATCGGCGGCTACCTCGGGCGGCACCCCGAGGTGACCGATTACCAGATCTACGCGGGCACGTCGGGGCCGTACAACTTCAACGGCCTGATTCGGCACTACTTCCTGCGGCGGGGGCCCAACCAGGCGGACATCCAGGTGAACCTCCGCGACGCCGCCGAGCGCAGCCGGCAGAGCCACGACATCGCCAAGGAGATGCGCGGACCGATCCAGCAGATCGGCCGGCGTTGGGGCTCGCGGGTGAAGGTCTCGGAGGTGCCGCCCGGGCCCCCGGTGCTTTCCACCCTGGTCGCGGAGGTCTACGGGCCGGAATACGGCCGGCAGATCGAGGTCGCAAGGCAGATCCGCACGCTGTTCGAGCAGACGCCGGGCGTGGTGGACGTGGATTGGTTCGTGTCCGACCCGCAGAAGAAGCTCGATTTCGCCGTCGAGCAGGACGAGGCGGCGCTGCGCGGGATCGCCGCGGCGGAGGTGTCGGAGTCGCTGGCCATCGCGCTGGGAGGAGCCGAGGTCGGCCTGATGCACGAGCCTGGTTACCGCGAGGACGTCCCCATCCAGGTGCGGCTGGCACGCCCGAGCCGATCGAGCGCCGCCGCGTTGCGCGGGCTCTTCCTGCAATCGTCGAACGGCGGGATGGTGCCCCTCGGCGAGCTCGTGCAAGTGAAGGAGACCACGATCGACACGACCATCCACCGCAAGAACCTGCGGCAGGTGGTGTACGTGATCGGCAACGTCGCGGGCGAGGACGAAAGTCCGGTGTACGCGATCCAGGCGCTGGGGAAGAAGATCGACGCGCTCCGGCTGGCGGAGGGTTACGGCGTCGAGCAGTTCTCCGCGACCCCGCCGCCCGATGCGCGCAAGGTGGCGATGAAGTGGGACGGCGAGTGGCACATCACCTACGAAGTGTTCCGAGACCTGGGGATCGCGTTCGCGGCGGTGCTGGTGCTGATCTACGTGCTCGTGGTGGGCTGGTTCCGCTCGTTCCGGACGCCGCTTTCGATCATGCTGCCGATCCCGCTGACGCTGATCGGGATCCTGCCGGCCCACTGGGCGATGGGGGCGTTCTTCACCGCGACCTCGATGATCGGCTTCATCGCGGGGGCGGGGATCGTCGTGCGGAACTCGATCCTCCTGGTGGACTTCATCCAGCTGCGGCGGGCGCAGGGGATGCCGCTCGAGCAAGCCGTGGTGGACGCGGGCGCCGTGCGCTTCCGCCCGATGCTGCTGACGGCGGCCGCGGTCGTCGTCGGCGCGTCGGTGATTCTCTTCGATCCGATCTTCCAGGGCCTGGCCATCTCGCTGATGGCCGGCGAAGTGGCCTCGACGGTGATCTCGCGGGTGGCGGTGCCGGTGCTTTATTACCTGAGTGAGCGGTAG
- a CDS encoding sigma-70 family RNA polymerase sigma factor, translating to MTGSAKAGPPEPASDVLAGLARAIAAAPPGGAADEEARLVRALAPRVRLYGLKHLRDAARADDLAQEVLLTTLERLRAGKIRDPERIVSFVLGTSRAMVIDLLRGERRRRELGELFLPGLGVTQAPREPLDLDRLAGCLDRLSARARAVVTMTFYAERDAAQIAQELTLSPGNVRVLRHRALEHLRGCMEGASDEVPS from the coding sequence ATGACCGGCAGTGCGAAAGCGGGCCCTCCGGAGCCGGCGAGCGACGTTCTGGCCGGCCTCGCGCGGGCCATCGCCGCCGCTCCACCCGGCGGCGCCGCCGACGAGGAGGCCCGCCTCGTCCGGGCGCTCGCCCCCCGGGTCCGGCTCTACGGCCTCAAGCACCTGCGCGACGCCGCGCGGGCCGACGACCTCGCCCAGGAAGTCCTGCTGACGACCCTCGAGCGGCTGCGCGCGGGGAAGATCCGTGATCCCGAGCGGATCGTCTCGTTCGTCCTCGGAACGAGCCGGGCGATGGTGATCGACCTTCTGCGCGGGGAGCGGCGGCGCCGGGAGCTCGGCGAGCTCTTCCTCCCCGGCCTCGGCGTGACGCAGGCCCCGCGGGAGCCCCTCGATCTCGATCGCCTGGCGGGCTGTCTCGACCGGCTGAGCGCGCGCGCCCGGGCGGTGGTGACGATGACCTTCTACGCGGAGCGCGACGCCGCGCAGATCGCGCAGGAGCTGACCCTCTCGCCGGGAAACGTGCGCGTCCTGCGCCACCGCGCGCTCGAACATCTGCGTGGGTGCATGGAAGGCGCGAGCGACGAGGTGCCCTCGTGA
- a CDS encoding sigma 54-interacting transcriptional regulator has protein sequence MRRLDEESTLRAVVEGTASETGTAFFRALSQNLARALDTHGAWVTAYDEDTERLRALAFWFGGTWIEDFQYAIAGTPCETAIKETRLVHIPDRILGLYPNAEPIRGAGVVSYLGAPLLSTERKVLGHVAVVDVRPMPAEKGLVPLFEIFANRALAEMRRLRLENDLRDRQEKLSRLIDSAMDAIVELDGDMRITLVNAATERTFREPAERLRGHGVERLLGGAATRKLETLAQELARRQGGERHLWIPDGLTAEPLGRNPFPAEATLSRFEMGGKPFYTLILRNIDDRVEAERTIRSLAAEAEYLRQEIEADHGFDEIIGTSPALRAALKGVAQVGPTDATVLILGETGTGKELFARAIHKRSARAAKPLIKVNCAAIPATLMESEFFGHERGAFTGATQRRDGRFALADGGTIFLDEIGELPLELQGKLLRVLQEGEFEPVGASRVRKVDVRVVAATNRDLERDVRDGTFREDLFYRLNVFPLRLPSLRERGDDVLVLAETMARKLARDLGKRVAPLSQADASALKSYAWPGNVRELRNVIERALITSPDGGLRLQETLPGAAEPAAGARRDVPAVPEEILTETQMRRVERDNMIAALHRAGWRIGGANGAAELLAVSPSTFKSRMKALAIVRPGKG, from the coding sequence ATGCGGCGGCTCGACGAGGAAAGCACGCTGCGCGCCGTCGTCGAGGGGACCGCGTCCGAGACCGGGACCGCGTTCTTCCGGGCGCTGTCCCAGAATCTGGCCCGGGCGCTCGACACGCACGGCGCGTGGGTGACGGCGTACGACGAGGACACCGAGCGCCTCCGAGCGCTCGCGTTCTGGTTCGGCGGAACGTGGATCGAGGACTTCCAGTACGCCATCGCGGGGACGCCGTGCGAAACGGCGATCAAGGAAACCCGTCTCGTCCACATCCCGGACCGGATCCTCGGCCTCTATCCCAATGCGGAGCCCATACGGGGAGCGGGGGTCGTCAGCTACCTGGGCGCGCCGCTGCTTTCCACCGAGCGCAAGGTGCTCGGACACGTCGCGGTGGTGGACGTGCGACCGATGCCCGCCGAGAAGGGGCTCGTGCCGCTCTTCGAGATCTTCGCCAATCGCGCGCTCGCGGAGATGCGTCGGCTGCGTCTCGAGAACGACCTCAGGGACCGGCAGGAGAAGCTGAGCCGGCTCATCGACAGCGCGATGGACGCCATCGTCGAGCTCGACGGCGACATGCGCATCACGCTGGTCAACGCGGCGACCGAGAGGACGTTCCGGGAGCCGGCCGAGCGCCTGCGCGGACACGGGGTGGAGCGGCTGCTCGGGGGCGCGGCGACCCGGAAGCTCGAGACGCTCGCGCAGGAGCTGGCGCGCCGCCAGGGGGGCGAGCGCCATCTGTGGATTCCGGACGGACTCACCGCCGAGCCTTTGGGAAGGAACCCGTTCCCCGCGGAGGCGACGCTCTCCCGCTTCGAGATGGGGGGCAAGCCGTTCTACACGCTCATCCTGCGCAACATCGACGATCGCGTCGAGGCGGAGCGGACGATTCGATCCCTCGCCGCCGAGGCGGAGTACCTGCGGCAGGAGATCGAGGCCGACCACGGCTTCGACGAGATCATCGGCACGAGCCCGGCCCTGCGCGCCGCGCTCAAGGGGGTCGCGCAGGTGGGGCCCACGGACGCGACGGTCCTGATCCTCGGCGAGACCGGGACCGGCAAGGAGCTCTTCGCGCGGGCGATCCACAAGCGCAGCGCCCGCGCGGCGAAGCCGCTCATCAAGGTCAATTGCGCGGCGATCCCCGCGACGCTCATGGAGAGCGAGTTCTTCGGACACGAGAGGGGAGCGTTCACCGGGGCGACGCAGCGGCGCGACGGGCGATTCGCGCTCGCCGACGGGGGGACGATCTTCCTCGACGAGATCGGCGAACTGCCGCTCGAGCTTCAGGGGAAGCTCCTGCGCGTGCTCCAGGAGGGGGAGTTCGAGCCGGTCGGAGCCTCGCGCGTACGCAAGGTCGACGTCCGCGTGGTGGCAGCCACGAACCGCGACCTGGAGCGCGACGTGCGCGACGGCACGTTCCGCGAGGACCTGTTCTACAGGCTGAACGTGTTTCCGCTGCGACTGCCGTCGCTGCGCGAGCGCGGCGACGACGTGCTCGTGCTCGCCGAGACGATGGCGCGGAAACTGGCGCGCGATCTGGGAAAGCGGGTCGCGCCCCTGTCCCAGGCGGATGCGAGCGCGCTCAAGTCGTATGCCTGGCCCGGGAACGTGCGCGAGCTGCGCAACGTGATCGAGCGTGCGCTCATCACCTCCCCGGACGGGGGGCTGCGACTCCAGGAGACGCTTCCCGGCGCGGCCGAGCCGGCCGCCGGCGCCCGGCGCGACGTGCCGGCGGTTCCGGAGGAGATCCTCACCGAGACGCAGATGCGCCGGGTCGAGCGCGACAACATGATCGCCGCGCTCCACCGCGCCGGCTGGCGCATCGGCGGCGCAAACGGGGCGGCGGAGCTACTCGCCGTCAGCCCTTCGACGTTCAAGTCGCGGATGAAGGCGCTCGCCATCGTTCGTCCCGGCAAAGGCTGA
- a CDS encoding efflux RND transporter periplasmic adaptor subunit produces MRSTFGTGIRPLAATFALAAALTLTACGSTPEPREAAARAVSGMSVETARLATLPDERQAPGVVRSVATATLSARTTGTAIEVRAREGAPVRRGQLLARLDERELEAGRSAALAALRETEAGREEATRGVAAARAQAELMEKTHARFLFLRDRDSVSPQEFDEAEARHRSAQAQLAAAQARRRQAEATYARVESEARAAETVASYARVTAPFDGVVVRRYVEPGTMVTPGMPLFVVEDTSRYRIEVTVDASDARSAEPGARARVRIDTQPAVELDGTIVEVEAGADPGTQTVRARIDLPRHPALRSGLFGRAWLRRGERHVLAVPRESVVERGQLRGVYVVDSEQLAHWRLVTLGDAIGEGFEVLSGFGEGERYVVEPAGRDLGGTRIDTALARAEDRP; encoded by the coding sequence ATGAGAAGCACGTTCGGAACGGGGATTCGACCGCTCGCGGCGACCTTTGCGCTCGCCGCGGCGCTGACGCTGACGGCGTGCGGGAGCACCCCCGAGCCCCGCGAGGCCGCGGCGCGGGCCGTGTCGGGAATGAGCGTCGAGACGGCACGGCTCGCGACGCTGCCCGACGAGCGCCAGGCTCCGGGGGTGGTGCGCTCCGTCGCGACCGCGACGCTCTCGGCCCGCACGACGGGAACGGCGATCGAGGTCCGGGCGCGGGAAGGTGCTCCCGTCCGGCGCGGCCAGCTGCTCGCGCGGCTCGACGAACGCGAGCTCGAGGCCGGACGGAGCGCCGCGCTCGCCGCGCTTCGCGAGACGGAGGCGGGGCGCGAGGAGGCCACGCGCGGGGTGGCCGCCGCGCGAGCGCAGGCGGAGCTGATGGAGAAGACGCACGCGCGCTTCCTCTTCCTGCGGGACCGGGACTCGGTGAGCCCGCAGGAGTTCGACGAGGCCGAAGCGCGCCACCGCTCGGCGCAGGCCCAACTCGCGGCGGCGCAGGCGCGCCGGCGGCAGGCGGAGGCGACCTACGCGCGCGTGGAGTCGGAAGCCCGCGCCGCGGAGACGGTGGCGAGCTACGCGCGCGTCACCGCGCCGTTCGACGGCGTGGTGGTGCGGCGATACGTCGAGCCGGGAACGATGGTGACCCCGGGCATGCCGCTGTTCGTGGTGGAGGACACCTCGCGCTACCGGATCGAGGTCACGGTGGACGCGAGCGACGCCCGTTCGGCGGAGCCCGGCGCGAGGGCGAGGGTGCGGATCGACACGCAGCCCGCCGTGGAGCTGGACGGAACGATCGTCGAGGTCGAGGCGGGTGCGGACCCGGGCACGCAGACCGTGCGCGCCAGGATCGATCTGCCGCGGCATCCGGCGCTGCGCTCGGGGTTGTTCGGACGGGCTTGGCTCCGGCGCGGCGAGCGGCACGTGCTGGCGGTGCCGCGCGAGAGCGTGGTCGAGCGCGGGCAGCTGCGCGGCGTCTACGTGGTGGACTCGGAGCAGCTGGCGCATTGGCGCTTGGTCACGCTCGGCGACGCGATCGGCGAAGGGTTCGAAGTGCTCTCCGGGTTCGGCGAAGGCGAGCGGTACGTGGTCGAACCGGCGGGACGCGATCTGGGCGGGACGAGAATCGACACGGCGCTGGCGCGTGCGGAGGATCGGCCATGA
- a CDS encoding GGDEF domain-containing protein gives MNEARSSLLPVPVGALVGVVPALLAAGFAPGAWTFLALAGTTIATTTFLSGARRRARQLAATEGRALHLQSATSSAEARMAMLEAKLRETASHDETTGVLNRRTFLTRLDEAIQRDARLQKPMALLLIDIDGFRKINAEGGRLIGDRVLRAVGRSIQASTRGTDFVGRVGGDEFAVLLAECLDPGPAVDRLFVALHGETTVEEAPLPIRVSVGTVTIEEPHFGVDPVELFRLAEEALSSVRVAGGGLCGRRDYRPASRRPVVTT, from the coding sequence ATGAACGAAGCGAGGTCGTCGCTGCTTCCCGTGCCGGTCGGGGCGCTGGTCGGCGTGGTGCCCGCCCTGCTCGCGGCCGGTTTCGCGCCGGGCGCGTGGACGTTCCTGGCGCTCGCGGGCACCACGATCGCGACGACGACGTTCCTGTCCGGCGCTCGGCGTCGCGCCCGCCAGCTGGCCGCGACGGAGGGCCGTGCCCTGCACCTTCAATCGGCCACATCGTCCGCCGAGGCCCGAATGGCCATGCTGGAAGCGAAGCTGCGCGAGACGGCGAGCCATGACGAGACGACGGGCGTTCTCAACCGGCGCACGTTCCTGACCCGCCTGGACGAGGCGATCCAGCGCGACGCGCGCCTGCAGAAGCCGATGGCCCTCCTCCTGATCGACATCGACGGCTTCCGGAAGATCAACGCCGAAGGCGGGCGGCTGATCGGGGACCGGGTGCTGCGCGCGGTGGGACGGTCGATCCAGGCCTCGACTCGCGGTACCGACTTCGTCGGCCGGGTCGGTGGCGACGAGTTCGCGGTCCTGCTCGCGGAGTGTCTCGATCCGGGCCCCGCGGTCGATCGGCTGTTCGTGGCGCTCCACGGCGAGACGACCGTCGAAGAGGCACCCCTGCCGATCCGGGTCAGCGTCGGCACGGTGACGATCGAGGAGCCGCACTTCGGCGTGGACCCGGTCGAGTTGTTCCGCCTCGCGGAGGAAGCGCTCTCGTCCGTGCGCGTTGCGGGCGGCGGCCTGTGCGGCAGGCGCGACTACCGGCCCGCGAGTCGTCGACCGGTCGTGACGACCTAG
- a CDS encoding TolC family protein: MSEATTRSTRKGPSGTLSALAVGALVLAGTARAQQPLSLDEAVRVALDHNPALRASAEEAEAARSRLDQAKAARYPRLDLSQGFTRGNNPVYAFSSLLLQQRFTAAHFALPGLNAPAPIDNLQTRLEGRMLLFDSRRTALRVSGAEALLSAARLETEQERQDLILRVVRTYYAVVVSREHLAAATETLRSAEANERRIRTMVEAGEVVPSDLLSAQVQRAQMRERVIRAQNALDLARLALGHEMGLGTDALREPTGALAEPAGSPLSVDDWERTALEERPALLAAERHRRAAEAGRRRSRAEFGPTVDVFADIERDAEGPGGPSGTHWTAGARLNLNLFAGGANRHHAAETRARERQASDRLESLRSSVRLETRQAYLETIAARHRAEAARDAVEQARESLRIVQNRYETSLTTITELLRAQAARLEAQTTYLSALHDAQVARAQLERAAGRLTHASELIRGGARP, encoded by the coding sequence ATGAGCGAAGCCACCACGAGATCGACGAGGAAGGGACCTTCCGGGACGCTCTCCGCCCTGGCCGTCGGCGCGCTCGTGCTCGCGGGCACGGCGCGGGCCCAGCAGCCCCTGAGCCTCGACGAGGCGGTCCGGGTGGCGCTCGACCACAACCCCGCGCTGCGCGCGAGCGCGGAAGAAGCCGAGGCGGCGCGCTCGCGGCTGGACCAGGCGAAGGCGGCCCGGTACCCGCGGTTGGATCTCTCGCAAGGGTTCACGCGCGGGAACAACCCGGTGTACGCCTTCAGCTCCCTCCTTCTGCAGCAGCGCTTCACGGCGGCGCACTTCGCGTTGCCGGGGCTGAACGCGCCCGCGCCGATCGACAACCTCCAGACCCGGCTCGAGGGGCGGATGCTGCTGTTCGACTCGCGGCGCACGGCGTTGCGCGTGAGCGGAGCGGAGGCCCTGCTGTCCGCCGCGCGGCTCGAGACCGAGCAGGAGCGGCAGGACCTGATCCTGCGGGTGGTGCGGACGTACTACGCCGTCGTCGTCTCGCGCGAGCACCTGGCGGCGGCGACCGAGACGCTGCGCAGCGCGGAGGCGAACGAGCGACGCATCCGGACGATGGTCGAGGCCGGGGAGGTCGTCCCGTCCGATCTCCTGAGCGCGCAGGTGCAGCGGGCGCAGATGCGCGAGCGCGTCATCCGCGCGCAGAACGCCCTGGACCTCGCGCGGCTGGCGCTGGGCCACGAGATGGGACTCGGGACCGACGCGCTGCGCGAGCCGACCGGCGCGCTGGCCGAACCGGCGGGCTCGCCGCTGAGCGTCGACGATTGGGAGCGCACGGCGCTGGAGGAGCGCCCGGCCCTTCTCGCGGCGGAGAGGCATCGACGCGCCGCGGAGGCGGGCCGCAGGCGCTCCCGCGCGGAGTTCGGGCCCACGGTCGACGTCTTCGCCGACATCGAGCGGGACGCGGAAGGTCCCGGCGGCCCTTCCGGAACCCACTGGACCGCGGGCGCGCGGCTGAACCTGAACCTGTTCGCGGGCGGTGCGAACCGGCACCACGCGGCCGAAACGCGGGCCCGGGAGCGACAGGCGTCCGACCGGCTGGAGTCGCTCCGGTCGAGCGTGCGGCTGGAGACGCGCCAGGCCTACCTCGAGACGATCGCGGCACGCCATCGCGCCGAGGCCGCGCGCGACGCGGTCGAGCAGGCGCGCGAGAGCCTGCGCATCGTGCAGAACCGCTACGAGACCTCGCTGACCACGATCACCGAGCTGCTGCGCGCGCAGGCGGCGCGGCTCGAGGCGCAAACCACCTACCTGAGCGCGTTGCACGACGCGCAGGTGGCGCGGGCGCAGCTGGAACGCGCCGCCGGCCGACTGACCCACGCTTCGGAGTTGATTCGCGGAGGAGCACGCCCATGA